The DNA window ACTACTGAACCAATTTCTATtctctttccgttttccttttaccATACTTACAACTGTTTTTATAAAATCACAACAAATAGTAggaacatatttttctttatttttcttgcatgTGACTTTTTTATCCTCTCAACCTATCATACGTAAGaattgaatattttttcattaagattagtgatttatcatgattatttgctaactttttttttttttttttttttttttttttttactgcaactGTATTTCTTGTCATTCTGTAACATTTCGAAGGATAGGCTATTACTCTCACTACTATTTGCCATCTCCTCATTTATCCACTTCTCTAACTTTGTTCTCCActtatacatttctctcttccaTACCTAAGCCTTGAGATGTCATCAAGCAGAGAGTCTGTGTTGTTATCAAAGACAGGTCCAAGAACGACGTTGAGGGTGCCATGTGCAGAGACCCAGGCAGGAATCAGCTCCTCCAGTAAGACTTTCCACCTTTTTGCCAAGGATGGACTCATGGCGAGGGCATTGCTCGTGAGGAAAGGCACCTCTGGAAGGCTTGCATTTCTAGAGAAGGCTgtgtaagggaagggaagacggGTTTTATAATGGGAAAGtggaaggaataataatgatgatggtgctcTTCAGATATGTAACCTAACTGACCCTACTTTAATGACCAGATTGCTAGATGGTATTCCAAATATTTTTACCATGTAATGAGAACCATATTTTTAATTTGGTCTTACAAAAaataagtctttctctctctctctctctccccctccccctccccctccctcctccgcccctcctttcttctctccctccctccctcccttcccttcccttcccttcccttcccttcccttccctcttcccttcccttcccttcccttcctttcccttcccttcccttcccttcccttcccttccctcttccctccccgccctcaccgggagggaagaggggttccGCGGCGAAGCCCTGGCTAGTGAATTCCCGGAGTTCGGGGCAAGATGGCGCAGCCGTCGAGGCGAGCCGGACGTCGGCGGTCCAAGAAGCGCCATCTGTTCCCGGGTATCCTTCCTTCACAGTGAAGCTGGTCCACAGGGCATCCTCAGTCTCTCTGAGTATCCTATTGAAGAAATTTGGGAAATCCTGCTGAGAAATGAGTGACGGGAGGATATTACTTTAACTGTGGCCATGCTTTTGCCGCTGCAGCGAGGGCGAGGTGGCGGCCAATTTATCGTACCTGTGACGTGGTCGTGATGGAGTAAGAGCTTGAGTGACAGAGGCAAGCTGCCGGTGTGAGGGACGCCCCACGGAAGGTGGTATTCCTCCAACTCCAGCTCTTGCGTCTGTGTCAGCTTGAGTGATGAAAGCCATTTCTGCAACAAAGAAACATGATTACTGAGTAATTTCAGTTTATTTTGGGATGTTACGTCATCCATAAACAAAGTTAATCGCAAGGAAGACACTACCATTGCCATTtgtaaaaataagaagaacaataatccTTGCCATATCTATTGAAGTAAATAGTGAAAACAAGGTCATCACTACCACCGCGATCTCCGTTTGAACGAGAGCCAGTCCGCAGGGCCTTACCTGCGCGGCGTCAGAGGCGCCCTCGCACCGGGACGCGACGAGGCGGTCGCTGACGTCACCCACGGGAAGGGTCGCGCTCGGGGCTTAACTTCCTGCAGGTTAATTGTCACAAATAATAATCAagacaaacagaagagaaaagtgaaGCAAATAAACAGAAGCAAAGAAGTGGCTAGTGGCAACAAGTGTGTGACCATAAAACATGCGAAGGAAAATTGAATTGAATTCATCTTGACTTATTCAAGAGCACAGCCTCACCTGCTGCAGTTGTTGCGTGGGCGGCGGCTGGGCGAGAACGTGGTTGAGGGCGCCCCATGTGCCGTTATTTTCTGCAGGCTCCACGCCCGTCAGCTGACACATGAGGTTGTAGAGCTCAATGTTCTGGAAGGGCTCGATCTCCAGGCCCTGTTGCAAATCCGGGCCGTAGGCCACGAAGAGTGCCTATAGCAGAAGAGTGGAATTAGAAAATGGATGGCAACCCAGTGAACCGCTGGGAGGGATAAACAAAAAattcagaaacaaaattaattaatgctcagggaaaacaagaacaaggataaataaagataacgattGTGTTTCTAGTTACAAACTGAAACCCAGATTACGTTCGCATAATCTGACATGATCCATTACAAAGCCTGTAATTCGTATGTGGAAGATACTTGTCCTTCTTCCCTTGATGTGATGCATTCCCGCACCCGAACGAACAGACCTACAGTTCCTACCCCTACTACCTTGAATTATTGAACACTTAGTTGGAAAGGCTCCTGACCCTCATTTCCTTGAAGTAGTTATCATAGCCATGGTGGCCCCGAGGAACCAAGAGGTGTTGGTCGTGACGGTTTTCCCGGCGTCGAGGTTTACGATGACGTCTGAGATCCTGCGGTTGTTACTGAAGTGAAACCTCTTGGCAGGTCGGCCGGACTGTACACGCGCATGTCCGGCCTCTTGCAGGACAAGTTGCTCATGATCTCGTGTCTCATGTCTGAGATTGGTAAGAGAAAGATCGATTctctgaatgtgtgtatgtagctGGCGGTTCTGTACTGTAGGATTTTAGTCTGATTCCGTAAGATTATCAGAAATACTAGAGGAATTAATGCTTTTGAAAAGTCATACTATTAAAACAACTTTATAGCTTTGGAAAGTTTACACATGAGTTTACACATCTGGCTTCCGATTGATGAGACTAATATTCACAATGATTACTAAGTCTACTCCTGGAATTCTCAAAGAAGATACAAGTCTAACCTCGCACGATCATTCAAGACATTTCTTATCAAGAAGAAATTCACAGTTCAGAAAAGCTCTTGCTGAATGTTAAAATCTGCCTTCATACCATCATTGTCCTCCTTCAGGCTGAACATGCCGACGGCGCCGAAGTAGGCGAGCGCCACGTCTTCCAGCTCGGGAACGTACTCTTGCAGGTTAATGACCCGGTCCTTCCCTGCCGCTGCCATCCCGTGGTCTGACAGCACGATCATGTTCACGCAGTGGAGCAACTGTCTTTCGGACAGCCCTTGCACCAGCTGAACCATCTGTGCCTCCGCGTGCAACAGCTGTTGGTTAGTCTGTAATGAGGATTCGGGGAGTTAATATGTGTTGGAAGTTACAGTGGTGGTTGTGAAACTGTTTCACCGTACTGTATTTCATGTGCACGTGCTGTAGCAGTAATGTGATATCCCTAGTCAGAATGGCTCCAAATTGCCTTCGTCGCCCCCATTGGATTCCGTATTTTCGCCTACATTattgaaacgatttttttttgtcctaccTCTGGGGTAGCTTGACGAAGGTCaatttataaatgaaaagaaaattatgatagtgTCATTATGGAATTTAATGGAATTAACTATTCGTAATCAAAgttaatatttatttacctaAATGTGCTTGTCatgacataaaaatgaaaaagtttctttttattgAGAATGTGAGTGTGTAAGCACTGTCTTAATAAGCACCTGTTTTCAGATGCATGCCTAATGTGGTACTTGTTGTTCTTCCCTtaattctattatctataattattttttgttttgttgcataCTGATCGTCAAATTCACAAGTATTTAGTGTG is part of the Penaeus monodon isolate SGIC_2016 unplaced genomic scaffold, NSTDA_Pmon_1 PmonScaffold_19367, whole genome shotgun sequence genome and encodes:
- the LOC119569868 gene encoding LOW QUALITY PROTEIN: venom phosphodiesterase-like (The sequence of the model RefSeq protein was modified relative to this genomic sequence to represent the inferred CDS: inserted 3 bases in 3 codons; added 726 bases not found in genome assembly); amino-acid sequence: MQKQRLIAGAAVAAAFLVAVLVVALALLADGGGPSGGGSSTTPSAGASILPPRLYPALCPAGYGARPLLLVSLDGFRAEYLERGLTPTLLAVGERGVRAPYMIPVYPTSTFPNHYSIVTGLYPEAHGIVSNRFFDPVFQEGFNLRDGAPSQGRWWGGEPLWSTLGKQNKKSATFFWPGSEAEIAGFRPTHWRPYDGSVPAGRRIKQVLEWLSLPAEERPAFVSLYFSQPDHEGHASGPDSDKTNQQLLHAEAQMVQLVQGLSERQLLHCVNMIVLSDHGMAAAGKDRVINLQEYVPELEDVALAYFGAVGMFSLKEDNDDMRHEIMSNLSCKRPDMRVYSPADLPXRFHFSNNRRISDVIVNLDAGKTVTTNTSWFLXGHHGYDNYFKEMRALFVAYGPDLQQGLEIEPFQNIELYNLMCQLTGVEPAENNGTWGALNHVLAQPPPTQQLQQKWLSSLKLTQTQELELEEYHLPWGVPHTGSLPLSLKLLLHHDHVTGYSERLRMPXWTSFTVKEGYPGTDGASWTADVRLASTAAPSCPELREFTSQGFAAEPLFPPAFSRNASLPEVPFLTSNALAMSPSLAKRWKVLLEELIPAWVSAHGTLNVVLGPVFDNNTDSLLDDISRLRSPEIPSDLFAIVTRCKKHVKSLNLCLPDQLDSLSFIFSQSQSVSNCLTTERYTLEFSGRAKDVEMATGLMFFPSLTFRDRLSVLLRTSSVLWSTV